Proteins found in one Pontibacter sp. SGAir0037 genomic segment:
- a CDS encoding T9SS type A sorting domain-containing protein yields the protein MKSFFALVVALFILCSCSFAQKAVLLKRFMAIDSLSDYQFAADNVFVPRQSYFEGYQISTGKAFATDNTAVVYRMQRFGSAGSAILYNSTRQDGFGHLTASDHATTRKLLDKVVGVNFVNGSKFTFVVNASTDGPSGLYATDGTVAGTKALMQYDYVSPYDVKAIYAAAEDKVYFALYRDTVADIYQTDGTAAGTRLIGRVENEATSSNLSSYDQSFFLKDGEHVYYVVSKYIAGEAYTTAASCYLVASGGIQHTGTYQNISTYEEGWQIKDGAAYSFDGVAGYFTKAEGGKSVSFLKANYGLFVGEFQDKVLLLANQSNKVGYDLYETDGTEAGTKLIQTQVVRSKVIEFDGKLYFWATTSRYGTELWQYDGRSAALVEDIKAGEAGFLSFPDPQFQIVDNTLYFAAAVADVQNSHAINLELYKLSGNAGSIYLSTFADYNRNGQQEASEPFLPYQHFELGEDGRQIYTSHNLTKLNLDNGSYTLSLKPQQGWKMATGQETVELVLPLHENQTFTFGLVPEQEITAVEAKLVSLAPPRCGFLTTYELSYLNKGTRQASGKIQLVPEKQFSLISANPAPDVVSGDTLQWNLSGLELQQHGLIQLHFRMPTFESMGDTLTSVVLTKFQSAGSTTVAADTSMLQQILLCSYDPNDIQVNPVGVTEKHLTKKDQPLEYLIRFQNTGNAEAINIMVANSIEENLDLRSLRILGSSHPMYTSVRNNTLHFYFDNILLPDSTSNEPGSHGYVLYAIKPKAGLPDSTRIENTADIYFDYNPPIHTNTVFSTLVTELPAVKTDGPLAAGKNTEKADLTVFPNPASNTLALEWQGSMQGRSSYYIVNSLGQEVLRGEFTGRATSSIPVTHLGRGFYFVRVINNGKTACKRLVLQ from the coding sequence CTATGTTCCTGCAGTTTTGCGCAAAAGGCTGTTTTGCTGAAGCGCTTTATGGCCATAGATAGTTTGTCTGACTATCAATTTGCTGCTGATAATGTATTTGTGCCACGGCAAAGCTATTTTGAGGGCTATCAGATTTCGACGGGCAAAGCTTTTGCTACAGATAATACGGCTGTTGTTTACCGTATGCAGCGTTTTGGCAGCGCCGGAAGCGCTATTCTATACAATTCGACCAGGCAAGACGGCTTCGGGCATTTAACGGCCTCTGATCATGCTACCACCAGAAAGCTGCTGGATAAAGTAGTGGGCGTAAACTTTGTAAACGGATCAAAATTTACCTTTGTGGTGAATGCGAGTACCGACGGCCCTTCCGGACTATATGCAACCGACGGCACAGTGGCAGGTACAAAGGCTTTGATGCAGTACGACTACGTATCGCCTTATGATGTAAAAGCAATTTATGCAGCTGCAGAAGATAAAGTGTATTTTGCGCTTTACCGTGATACCGTTGCCGATATTTACCAGACAGATGGTACGGCCGCTGGTACCCGGTTGATTGGTCGTGTAGAAAACGAAGCAACAAGTTCTAACCTCAGTTCTTACGACCAGTCTTTTTTCCTGAAAGACGGGGAGCACGTGTACTATGTTGTCAGTAAGTATATAGCTGGTGAAGCATATACTACGGCTGCCAGCTGTTACCTGGTTGCTTCCGGAGGAATACAGCATACAGGTACCTACCAGAACATAAGTACGTATGAAGAGGGATGGCAGATAAAGGACGGTGCTGCTTACAGCTTTGATGGGGTAGCAGGTTATTTTACAAAGGCAGAGGGCGGTAAAAGTGTTTCTTTCTTAAAAGCTAACTATGGCCTGTTTGTAGGGGAGTTTCAGGATAAAGTACTTTTACTGGCAAACCAGAGCAACAAGGTTGGCTACGATTTGTATGAGACGGATGGTACTGAGGCTGGCACCAAGCTTATTCAAACACAGGTAGTAAGAAGTAAAGTTATCGAGTTTGACGGAAAGCTTTATTTCTGGGCTACGACTAGCCGATATGGAACAGAACTATGGCAATATGACGGTAGAAGTGCAGCGTTAGTAGAAGATATCAAAGCAGGAGAGGCAGGGTTTTTATCTTTTCCCGATCCTCAGTTTCAAATAGTGGATAACACCCTTTATTTTGCTGCAGCGGTAGCTGATGTTCAGAATAGCCATGCTATCAATCTGGAGCTATACAAGCTCTCCGGAAATGCCGGCTCTATCTACTTAAGTACCTTTGCCGACTATAACCGGAATGGACAGCAGGAGGCCAGTGAGCCTTTTCTGCCATATCAGCACTTTGAGCTGGGCGAAGACGGGCGGCAGATCTATACAAGCCATAACTTAACAAAGCTTAACCTTGACAACGGTAGCTATACGCTCTCGCTGAAGCCCCAGCAGGGGTGGAAGATGGCAACCGGCCAGGAAACAGTGGAATTAGTATTGCCTTTGCATGAGAACCAGACTTTTACGTTTGGCCTTGTTCCGGAGCAGGAGATAACGGCAGTAGAGGCAAAACTTGTTTCGCTGGCCCCACCACGCTGCGGGTTTTTAACAACCTATGAGCTTTCTTATCTAAACAAAGGCACCAGACAAGCAAGCGGAAAAATACAGCTCGTTCCGGAGAAACAGTTTTCACTTATCTCTGCTAATCCTGCCCCGGATGTTGTTTCAGGAGATACCCTGCAATGGAACCTTTCCGGTCTGGAGCTGCAGCAGCACGGCCTGATACAGCTCCATTTTCGCATGCCAACATTTGAGAGCATGGGCGATACGCTGACATCTGTTGTGCTTACTAAATTCCAGAGTGCAGGCAGTACTACTGTAGCGGCAGATACCAGTATGCTCCAGCAAATCCTGTTGTGTTCCTACGACCCGAATGATATACAGGTAAATCCGGTCGGTGTTACCGAAAAACACCTGACAAAAAAAGATCAGCCTCTGGAGTACCTCATACGCTTTCAGAACACAGGCAATGCCGAAGCTATCAACATTATGGTAGCTAATAGTATAGAGGAGAACCTCGATCTGCGTAGCCTGCGAATACTGGGCAGTAGTCATCCGATGTATACCTCCGTTCGTAACAACACACTACACTTTTACTTTGATAATATCTTGCTGCCCGACAGTACTAGCAACGAGCCTGGCAGCCACGGGTATGTGCTGTATGCTATTAAACCCAAAGCCGGGTTACCGGATAGCACCCGTATCGAAAATACAGCCGATATTTATTTTGACTATAACCCGCCAATCCACACCAATACGGTGTTCAGTACACTTGTAACAGAACTGCCTGCCGTTAAAACCGACGGTCCATTAGCTGCCGGAAAAAATACAGAGAAGGCCGATCTTACAGTCTTTCCAAATCCGGCGAGTAACACTTTAGCGCTGGAATGGCAAGGTTCTATGCAAGGGCGCAGCAGTTATTATATAGTAAATAGTCTAGGGCAGGAAGTGCTGAGGGGAGAATTCACAGGCCGCGCTACCTCCTCTATACCTGTCACACACCTGGGCAGGGGCTTCTATTTTGTGCGGGTAATCAACAATGGCAAAACAGCCTGTAAAAGGCTTGTGCTTCAATAG